The sequence CAGCCATATTATGATtccaaatcaatcataatatgattgtgtaAAAACATGATGGTTGTTACATAATCATGTAATGATTGAgtccaatcatattatgattgagtccaatcatattatgattgactccaatcatattatgattgactccaatcatattatgattgagtccaatcatattatgattgagtcCAATCATATTATGAATGAGTCAATCATATTATGAATGAGTCCAATCATATTATGAATGAGTCCAATCATATTATGAATGACTCCAATCATATTATAATTGATTATGAATGACTCCAATCATATTATAATTGATTATGAATGActccaatcatattatgattgactccaatcatattatgattgactccaatcatattatgattgactccaatcatattatgattgactccaatcatattatgattgattccaatcatattatgaatgactccaatcatattatgattgattccaatcatattatgattgattccaatcatattatgattgattccaatcatattatgaatgattccaatcatattatgattgattccaatcatattatgattgattccaatcatattatgattgattccaatcatattatgattgattccaatcatattatgattgattccAATCATATTGATTCCAATCATATTCTGATTGATTCCAATCATATTCTGATTGATTCCAATCATATTCTGATTGAttccaatcatattatgattgcctccaatcatattatgattgcctCCAATCATATTACGATTGATTCCAATCATATTACGATTGATTCCAATCATATTACGATTGAttccaatcatattatgattgatttcaatcatattatgattgactCCAGTCATATTATGATATACTCCAATCATACTATGATTGActccaatcatattatgataatcTTATTATGATTCCGGCATGATATAGTATAATATAATATGATAATAAGcataatatgatttttttttagatgatATGACCATGTGGAAAATTCTCCTAATCATATGATGCTAGTTGAGATTTGTCAAGATGCTTTAAATTCGACTGGAATGAGAGGAAAGCCCATTCTGGTGCCTCTAAAACAAAcactttacaaaaatatacttgtcgcactaaaattgtaacaaataaaacttttttaaaattaatcacatttacaaatagaaaaatattttttcatgcgTTTTTTGAACTTGAATTATTAAAgaatcttttttataaaatataaaaatatattgttggtctttttatttaaaaactaaatacgtGCTAACACCATTTTCACTTCTCAGTTTAAATAATTAGGCCGATGGATTCTTCATTTCACATTTGAAACTGTAGATAAATACACATTGCTCAGAACCTGTCCtgacaaagacctaactcagttatcaAAAACCTAAGGTATGAGaatatattagaaaaaaataaaaacactagtgtgtctgtgtttttttttttttgagtaaatcacttgtatgagttttttttctagtttccgctctatgtgtatttctctatgcttgaatctaatttcaaaaatataaaaataagtgatcgagaaaaactataagtatttcACTTAACTTGGTGAAGCAAAGTGTATTCTTATTAAGAAATGGAGAGTGTgggttatattgattttgtcattccgtttgtaacttaTCGAAATCTTGGACTTAGTACAAAAAACTGTATATCCTCACCTTAATTGCAAATGGACGTTCtacaatcaataataataaagtcaAACGTCCGtttgaatttctttattaaccttcgctttaccaaaggttttttatgtacgtcgtttaccaatacccacccgggtgatactgcacttctatacatatatccgatgaacaaaattttaaaaaatcgaaaaaacctaataaaaagtttaaaacggttttattaaatactatagaactgtaaaatttgttcattgagtctaaattttatttaaatcgaaagaaaataaaaaaaattattaagctaacaaaaaccgagtggtcacccgggtgggtattggtaaagcgaaggttaagttgCATTTTTGATAGCGTAAGCACataatttgataaaattaaacacattcaataaaaagtagatttaaaatttttgtgtaattaCGTTCGTGTGCATTTAACGATATACTCTgatctaagacgatctagctatgtccgtccgcctATCTTTCTGTCTGTTCAAAACACGATAggacataaacaaaataatctaGCTGGATAAATACTCTATGTTAATAAGGTTTGATTGGTGTTGAAAATGAGCAATATGGGTGCATAATTTTACCTAGTCCCTATATAAATGTCCGCCCGGAATACTTCTTGAgaagtcataaatatgttgattatgcggcaatcctgataataTTTGGAACAAACTAGTTCAAGGTGCTctgaaattataatttgaaatatgtagaaaatcaagcaacatttgtccctagtccccatacatggtcctcctcagaaaataacttaaatattcacaattaTCTTTAATAATCAATATCATGATGAAATTGGATATAAACATGTTTTCTAtgacctaaatctttctacgaACTTTTGTGaggttcggtccataatttaccCTATACCCCATATATCAGGAAAATAtgttattgtcaataaataattcatacatatataatgatattaacataaatttcgacataagacatttaaagttttatgatTCCATCCATCAAATTCTGTATAGTTCGGATCACAACTGATTGACAGAATTCGgaacagctgaatatagctcttttttcatgtttttggcTTTTGAATCACTGTCTTATTGAAGAATACTCATAACGAGAAACCGGGATTAActttgaaatttcccgggatcccggaAATTCCCGCCTAAATTTTCGACcctaattattcaattttaagaatgtagacttcgttgaaaatctaaaaaaaatttctttggttttaaaatgaaattggatacaaataaaaaaatccaataaatttaatttttgttatatacaaacctgtcaTTATTTGTCATTTGTAACGGAATGACTTCAATTTTCATTAgattgacttcaatttccattaTATTACCTTCGATatatcatcataatattaataggcaagtcgatttcttttgaccccttttacgctcacattatacattcaatttgggcaagaaatataccattttaaaggcatttattcacagaagtgcagaatatatattttattgaaatcggttcactTTTTTAGGagctataagcgtttaaatatgttactaacacatatgcaaaaacatgtacatgtgaaccttaagctaaaaagtaaacaaagcaaatcgtgtttgtccaatttgttgttgtacataaataagagaaacaattaaacagtatgatttcgctctgttttaagtgagagttgttatagaaaacaaagaagaagactttagaaATTCAAAGTGtcttaaaaactatattttgaaggtgttttttttttgttttctaactcccatatgcataaacaatttttaaatttatcaaaggtttataaaacaaaatttccattaaaaatttgttttataaacctttgaaaaatttaaaaactgtttatgcatatggggatAAATACGTAATTATACTatgtaagtaaatagttattttataaatgtgCAGTACCataattgtgacggttttcaaacttcatacgaatcaattacttatctcagcatgaagtttaatcaaaaaagggacgggtcggaaaaaatgATGTGGCAACTcatccatacaaagtaaattgttatttctaaatattttgtgaactataattgcaagattcttcaaacttagtctaaatggttcttttataattttgcatagtttcgctgaaattgttcgggattgaaATAGTGGGCCTGGCATAACCTATATaaagtatataataaatttcgaatatctgtagaactataattgtaaaattgtttaaacttatagagaaataatttcttattactgtgcggagtttagctgaatatagacggaattagattagagggaaTATCACacaaaatgggaggggtcggaaaaggaggtgagtcaccacccatacaaagtaataattgcaaggttcttcaaactttgtccgcatagctctcttaccattttacacagattggctgaaaattgtTGGGATTAcattagtggttgtggcacaaagtaaataattaattttgaatatctggagaactataattctaaatgaatttaaactctgtatcaatcaatttattaccattcaacgaatttatttctgttccctgttcgaagtttagctaagcattatcggcttagtaggaatgacccctcccttataaaggaaagttaaagtaaagcttgatatttacataatgGGTGAGATCAGAGAAGTGGTATCTCCCATTCAAAATTAGTTGGTTATTGATTAGTtttaattgagagattctcaaattttgtatgtgttatttgcgtatttccattcatatttttttttttaattttacttgggtaggggtagcgaagtgcaccgggttatgctagtttcAATTAATTCTCttaattcacaaaaaataaattttttttatttttttttgttaattttgtattGGCCATGTTTTGCTTATTATAACTTGAAGAAaatccaataatattaaacaaaattcaattaaacgGATTTAGTCTTTGTAAAAaagctaaatactaaaataatttcactttcgatcggaatataATTCTGTAACAGCCCTGAATATTCACGAGGTTTcggaattatttaaataatgaacTTGTTCTTCTATTCCAtttgggttaaattttttttgttgtatgaatcttttgcatttttttttggagctttaagcatcttttagagaaagtcaagttgaaaaattttacataaaactaaggaaaaaaatttcccggaaattatctcaaatttcccgggattgaaaattttgctgAAAAGAAAGTCAAGTTCGAAAAACTtcacataaaactaaggaaaataatttctttaccgcaattgaaaattttgcggaattACCGGGAAAAAAACTCTACTCATAACTCAGCCTGTGGGCTAATTCTCGCATTCATAAAGGAGCAAATACTTATTAGAATGTTTTTATGTTATTGAGATTCCCTTATTCgatatcaaataaaatgtgtagAATTTACGGTATTCGAAAACGAGTTAGTTTTT comes from Calliphora vicina chromosome 2, idCalVici1.1, whole genome shotgun sequence and encodes:
- the LOC135949842 gene encoding uncharacterized protein LOC135949842, which codes for MIDSNHIMIDSNHIMIDSNHIMIDSNHIDSNHILIDSNHILIDSNHILIDSNHIMIASNHIMIASNHITIDSNHITIDSNHITIDSNHIMIDFNHIMIDSSHIMIYSNHTMIDSNHIMIILL